The Desulfomonile tiedjei genomic sequence CAGGAGCGTGTCGCCCTATCGTAGGGCGGGCCGTGCCCGCCGCTCCCAGTCCTATTGAGACTGCCCCAAAAGTCATGAAAGAGGTGGAATCGTAGTAAGACCCCTCCTCGCCCTGCCCTCTCGTAAGGGAAGATGGAACTGTAACGCGGCTCCAAAGGCCCCCTATCGCTCTCGTTCCCAGGCTGGAGCCTGGGAACGAGGGAAATTCTTGATGCCCACCACAACGGAGTTGTGACTTCCATGGCAATGTCTGACCGGGAACGTGCAAAACGAAACAGTGGTCCCACCTCCCCTGTTGACGACGCTTCACCCGAAAACTCTGCAGACGCCGCGAGTTCCCTCGATCCCGACCTGATCTGTCGAATGCGGGAGATTGCAGCGGCCGGGCTCAATCCATCGTTGGCACTGGATCTGATCATCCGATTGATCGCGGAAGTCCCTGCCGCATCCAAACAGTCGATGGACCGGATAAAGATGCTGGACAAACTGCTAAACACCGCCCGGGCCATGATGGAAACAAAGCTCAAAAACGAAGATGCAGCTCAGCTTGGGGCCAGGCTGGATCAGTTGGAAACGAGAATGGAGGAATTGCTAATGAAAACTTCCGAGTCCGACTGCAAGCCGCTGGAAGTGTGGAATGCCGGACAGCGGGAACCATGAGCCGATACGGCAGGAGAATTTCTCTTTTCAGCGCCTGAAGAATCGTGTCGAGAAACTGGCGGATGCGTTTCGGCGACTGGCCCCATCTGCGGGCGAGCGTGTTTTCGACATCCAAAAGTTCATAGAAGGCCTGAAGATCATCAACAAACAGGGTGAACTTGTCCCCCTGATAATGAATAGGTCACAGGAGATCGTATTTCACAGGCTCATGGAATGCCGTGAGAATAGGGTCCCCGCGCGTTTCATCTGCTGCAAATCGCGGCAACTAGGCATCTCCACGCTGATCGAGGCGTTCATATTCGCTCTGGTAACGCGGTATCCCAGGCGTTTCGGACTGGTGGCCGCTCATTCCATTGAAAGCGCTCAAGTGCTGTTCGCGATGGCTCAGCGCTTCCGCCGACACCTTCTTCCCCCGGACCTCGCGTCTCCCCTTGCCAGGAGCAGCGTCAGATGTCTCGAATATGCTCCCCCGCACTACTCCAAGATTCAGGTGGACACCGCCGGTAACCGCAACCTTGGCCGTGGAGGCACGTTTCATTATGTCCACGCCAGCGAGGTGGCCTTTTGGGAAAACCCGGAAGACCCTGTCCTCGGCATCAACCAGTCAGTCCCGCAGCACTGGGACACGCTGGTCTTTTGGGAATCTACCGCAAACGGAATTCATAACCTCTTCCACAGAACGTGGGTCGCGGCTGAGCGTGGCGAATCCGACATGCAACCCATATTTCTCTCCTGGAAGGGTTTCCCGGAGTACAGCCTGCCGTGTGCGCCTTCAGAGCGCCTTTCATTGACCGAAACCGAAAGCAAATATGCAAGCGCCCATGCCTTAGACCCCTCGCAGATGAAATGGGCCTGCTACACCAAGAAAAATCAGTGCCACAACTCCTGGGAGAAGTTCCATCAGGAATACCCAGCGGCGCCTCATCTGGCCTTCTTGTTTACCGGTATGCCCTGGTTCGATCAAGAGGTGCTTCAGGAGCTTATCGAGCACACTGAGCGACCGCCTCTGACGCAGGGATATCTGGAGTTCTGTCCCGGCAATTCCGCGGAGGCACGGTTCGTCGAACAAGCCGATGGGCCGCTGATGATCTGGAAACTCCCCGAGGCTTCTCTGAGTTACAGCCTCGGCATGGATGTCGGCGAAGGGATCGGGGCGGATTACACCGTTATTCAGGTGATATGCAACGAGACACGCGAAGTGGTTGCGGTTTACCGTTCCAACAGGGTTCGCGCCGAGAGCGCGGGAGTGGATGCCTATCTTCTGGGCTCTTATTACAATTTCGGGCTGCTGGGAATCGAGCGCAACGGCCCGGGACTGGCTACGCTGGCTGTCTGCGAACGCGGGTTGGCAGAATATCCCCAGATCACGGGCTATCCAAATCTGTACTACCACACCTACACCGACCGAAAGATTCCGGAAGAAACCCGGAGGCTCGGATGGATCACCAACCGCACCACCAAAGAGGCAATGCTCAGTCGGCTGGCAGAAACCCTGGAAAGCCGGGGCCTGAAAATCTTCAGCAAGACAACGCTGCTGGAGATGCAAGGTTTCGTATGGGACCCCGAGAAGAAAACCTTCAGGCAGAACTACAAATCACCTGATTCCAGGCTCACTCACGATGATGAGATCATGGCCCTGGCCATTGCCAACGAGATGCGCACGCACAGTTGGGAAAACCGGTTCATTGCAGGCCGGTTGCCAAAAGGGGAGTTTTAGGACCATGCGCGCGGAATACCGTGAAAACGGAACCATCGAGGTTTCAGGAACAAGTCGAAAAGAAGGATTCAACCGGATCTGGGCCGGGATCGGATGGCCCGATCAAGACACCGGCTATATCTGCATTGTGGGCGAGCGTCTCGAAGGACGCTACCATTGCTTGTGGGAAAAGCGGGGCGGCCTCTGGGAACTGGGCGACGCTGCCCTGGAGGCCAGGGACCGTTTTCTCGTGGACGTGATTTGGGTCGATGCTCGCGACGACCTCGCCACAGCCTATCTGAGGACCCTGGACGGCCTGTGTTTTTACGAAAATCCCTTTGAAAACTCTTCTTCTTTTCAGCCCTCTTCCAACCCTTCCTCCTCCGATCGCTCCCTTTTCAGGGGCCGTGACACCACAGCCACAGTCATGGCCGTGCCGGACAAGACCCTTTCCAACTATCGTTCAGCCCTGGAAAAGACTCGAGGATTGATCCTCGCTGGCCGACTCTTGATCCACGAAGCAAACTGTCCCATATTAGGATACACGCTGCGACAACCGCTCGATGAGCTGCTCAAATCACCTGTCATGAAAGCCCTGGTCTGGGTCCTGACCGCTCTGGAAGACGCCAAGGGAAACGGCCTGCTCGAACCGATAGATTCCGATCCTTGGTACGCAAACATCCCGCGAAGCGACAAGTAATCCCTTCCTTCCACCAAAGGAGACCACCATGATTGAAACCGACCAGCAGCGGCGCTGGTGGTTCGCCACCCATCCGGAGTTTAGTTCGAGTCACACCGGGCAACGAAGCAAACATTCCAGCACCGAGGACGAAGAGTCCGGCAAGCCTTCCCCCGAGTCCATCGATGCGTACGTGGACGAAAAGCTGAAGCACGAGACGGACAATGTGATCATAGCAATGCTGCAAGAGATGAAGCGGTGGGCCGGGACAGCCGGTCAAAATCCGGAATCGTATGCAGAATTGGGCTTGGAATGGCCCGGTAAAGCACAGGATAAAGCAGAGGAAAAAGAAGAGCATGAGCAAGGCTGGAGTGATGGATACTGGGCCATTCACGATGGCAAGGCGCCGCCTGACTTGGCCCCGACAGACAAATCTCCATACGCTCAAGGCGTCAGAGAAGGGGCCATGGTCGCTCTCGATGAACAGGAGGCTTGGCGCCAAAAATGGGTCGACCCCATTCTATTCCTGTTAGGGAGCCATCCTTCACAGATTCTTGGCAAAAACCTGACCGAGGCTGTAAGACCAAGACCCTCTCCAGACCATGATGCTCACCATATCGTACCGTGGAGGCATTGGGCAGCTCAGGAATCCAGAGACATACTTAAAAATTGGGGTATCGAGATGGATAGTGCAGCGAATGGAATGTGGCTGGAGCGTACTTATCATTGGCGACTCAGCAATAGTCGCCAGTACATGGACACAGTGTTCCACATGCTGGAAAAGGCGAACAGTAAAGCGGAGGCCGAAAAAATTCTAAGAGAGATCGCACACTTGCTGTCAACAAAGAAGTTCCCCCTTTGATTGGACATTTCCTTCAATGTGAGGGAGGTCTCCGCCTTTCCCCTCCATTCCAAACACGGATATTGTTATTGAAATTGCTCAACAGGCCTACCCGCAGAAGCCAACTAAAGACACATATCGGGTTGGATCTGCATGAAGCCGCTCAGATACGAATGGCTGTGACACAAACTCTTTCACGTCGTCGTCCGCCCGCTTCAAGGATATCCTCAGTTGACCACCTTGTTCCTGGCCGCTCGCAGGACCGTACAAAAGAATGATACTCATGTGAATTGCCAAATCATCAAACTCGGCCTCTTCATCGTCCCCAGGGGCAAAGACTTGCCGCGTGAATTCCAGGAACGCGGACTCAACGTCATCAAACTCCAGTTTGCCGTCTTTAAGTGGACGCAAATCAGTCGGCTCGGCGAATAGTAAATTCCGGCTCGCTCCCCACTGAAAGAGCAACATGTCATCATCCTTGTCAAGATCGGCCGTGAATATGCGTACTTCCTGGTAGAAGTGAATAATTTGGTGTATTACCTCGACCGCGGTCAGGCGCCGTTCATGGCACAAACGGGCAAGCGACAAGAACCGGGCAATGGCTGTCTCTTGGTCAACTTCCATGTTTCAATCCTTCGATCTATTTGGCTTGGGGCTTGGGTTCAAGCCTGCTCTTGGCTCATTTATTAACGCTACCTTTCGATTCCACGCGGGTGAGAGATGAGTCAAAAGCTGTCAACACACTTCCTCTCAAGCCTCTACGTAGTGACGGCCAATCGCTCTGAACCCTCGTTTGCCGTACCCGGTCGCAGGTGAATCGTACCTGCATCGCAATATCCTTTTTCAAAAGCAGCCGCGCTCACAACCCTCCTTCGGCCGTATTCCAATCTGATATTTGGGAAAGCGGCAGCCATGTAATTGTTTATCATCTGTTCCTTGACCAGGACCAGGGCCTTACAGCCATCGCGTTCTACGGCCCTGATGGCTTGCGTTTGCTCCCGGAACCGCTCGCCGATCCGTTTGACTGCTCCGTCCAAGTAGGCGGATTTCAGAGCAGCAGTGCTCCAGTTCCTGTTGTCTCCCTTGAGCCTGGGAAGGGCTCGCTCCAAGAGTCGGTGAAGCTGCCGGTAAAGAAACTGAAAGGTCGAGACAGCGACCGCCGCGTCAGCCGGGGTGCCTATGAACGATAAAATGGGGTCGGAGCCGTGTCGCCTGCGGATGATGTGCTCGCAATCGAATCCTTCGGCAACATGAATCAGCAACCCCTTCACCCAATTCCTGACAGCCTTGCCTACACGCACAGATGCCTCGGTGGGCTTGAGGGCGCTGTTCATATCGTCCGGCGGCAACTCTGCAATGCTCAAGTTGTACCTGGCCAGAAGCTCACGAGCCTTTGACGCGGCCAGGGCGGCCTCATTTTCATTGGGCGAATTGGAGAGCTCAAAGAGCTTCCTGACCTTCGACAGAACCTCTTCCTTGGTCATGGGTCGGTCATATCCTTTTGTGGGCGTAGGGATACAAATGCCGTATGGAAGATGGCGAATATAACAGATGAATGGCTGAGTCAATAGACTTCGGGCGTTGCGTGCGCGGGCTCGGGCTAGTCCCTAGAAACGTGCCGTTGCCTCGAGCCGTTATATTGCGAATCCATCATTTCAACACTGCGATACACTCGATCTCGACGCGTGCCCCAAGCGCCAGCCCATTTGCTCCGAGGGCACTCCGCGCAGGCAGGTGCTTGGAGAAATAGGTTACATAGATCTCGTTCATCTTTGCCCATTCGCTCATGTCGGCCAGCATACAAGTGACCTTGACAACATGGTCGAGCGAGGAGCCATATTTTTCGAGAGTGGATTTAATGTTCTCCAGAGTCTGCCGTGTTTCGGCAGCAATTCCACCTGGAACCAGCTTGCGGGAGCTGTCTAATCCCAGTTGTCCCGACAGGTAGAGGATGTTTCCCACCCGTACCGCCTCGGAGAACGGAAAGCCCTTCAAGCTTTCCGAGGAAAGGTATTCAACTTCCGGTCTGTCTTCGCCACCCATGTTGTCCTCCTATTACCATGAGGCAAGGATGATTCCCTGTTTCCGAGAGAAGCGCCCCGAACTCGCAATGTTCGCGTTTCTTGACCATAATGCCTGGCTCGCGCCAAAGTCAATTCACTTCGGTACCAAAAGAGTTCCTTGCCCCGCTCCCAGCGCACGGAAATTGAGGGTGACCCGAGCCCTCATGATCGCAAAGCCGGTTTTCGGGATTTTCACGTGATGCTTATTGGGACAAGACTCGTTTCATGATAAGCTGCATGCAACATCTTATTTCGGGAGAGTGGAGAGTGAATGCCATAGGAAAGGATTCCTTCGAAATTGTGCTGGAGCTTCCTGATCCTTGGGGGCCGGAATCCTCAAGGTCAGCGAGTGCTCCTATCCGGTGTCCGGAAAAGTATGACCCTGAAGGACCATTTGTCAGAACCGTTCCATTCTATCTCAAGCCGAGGGATGAGGAGGAAGTGGACGAAGAGGCGACCGAGGAGTGGGACGAAGATTTCGAGGACGAAGAAGACCTTGACGAGGACGACGAATACGACGAGGACGAAGACGAAGACGATTACGATGACGATGAAGAAGACGATGAAGAAGACTTCTGGGACGAGGACTACGGCGACGAGGAATACGACGAAGACGAAGAAGAGGACGAAGGGTAGCCGCGTCGCAGCGTTGCGCTGTTCATGAAGGATTATGGGAGTTCTTGCAACAAGGTTCGGGGCACTATTGGTGGCTTAATGAGTCGGATTTGAGTTGTTGTTGTGGGGCAGTCCCGCGAGCCGCGGGACTGCCCCACATATCTGCCATTCAGCCATCCCGGAGGTGCCACTGACCTGGTTCCCAGGTCGGTGCCGGCTAATTATGGCGCGGGACTTCTGCCGAGCAGCGCCACCACATCCTCTGCGACCTGCCTGATTCTCTCCACATTTACTCCTGTTGAGAAGCCCATAGATTCTACTTCCTCTACCACGCGCTCTGTGGCAATGTTTCCCGCCGCACCCGGTATAAACGGACAACCGCCCAGCCCGCCCACGGAAGTGTCAAATCGCCGTACTCCCATCTCCAAGGCCGCCTTCATATTCGCGATGCCTAATCCCCTGGTATCGTGGAGATGCATGGCAATCCGATCCATCGCGATAAGTCCTGCCAAAGACTCTAACACCCTTTTCACTGAATCCGGATCACCCATTCCCGTCGTGTCTGCAAGGCCGATCTCGACCTGTCCGGCACAGTCCCGCGAATCGCGGGATTGCCTGCCTCCTTCAGGCAGGCGTGACCCCTGCCCCGCCATATTAAGCTCGGCCACGATCTCCGCGACCTTTTCAACCGGAACTGCTCCCTCGAAAAAGCACCCGAACGCACACATTACCCCCGCGGTGACGCTCAAGCCGTGAGCCAGCGCATGCCGTATCATGCCCGAGGCCTCAAGCAGCGCTTCTGTGGCGCTCTTGCCCACGTTTTTCCGGCTGTGGGTTTCTGACGCGGACACGTAGATCTCCACGTGGGGAACGCTCGCGGCTATCGCGCTTTCGAGCCCATGCTTGTTCAAGGCCAATGCACTGTACCTGACACCTGTTTTTTTGCCCACAAGCTGCCAGACCATGTCCGTTCCCGCCATCTGGGGAACGCGGCGAGCATCCACAAAAGACCCGATCTGAATCCTGGCCAGCCCCGAATTAACAAGCTTCTCAATCAGTTTCGCCCGCACCTCAGGCGAAAGCGCGCGACGCTCGTTCTGCAAGCCGTCCCTCGGGCCGACTTCCTGGAGTATGACCTTCTTATCAACCATGATCTGTCCGTTTAGTTGATCGCATCTACTCTATTTGTAATCATTCACTTACGTGCGGGAGCGTCGCCCATGCCCCGAAGGGGCAGCCCAAAAGTAGCCACGGGCGTAAGCCCGTGGAGAATGGCCCACACAATCATTTGGATCACCGACCCTGGAGGGGTCGACCATGAATGTGAGTTGGACTTCGGGATTCGTCGACCCCTCCAGGGTCGGTGATTCAGGGCTGGGGCAGTGCTTCCGGTCCACGGGTTACACCCGTGGCTACCATTGGTACGCCCTTTCAGGGCTCAGAATCCCTTCTACCCCCGCAAGACTGAATGGTTACCTCTATTTGCCGAATCCTGCTTGCTCGGGAACTGTTATGCGATAGGCATGTCTCACCCGTTAAGTCCGGACCGAATCATTGTATCACGGCCCAGGACAAAGAGACATTGCAAGCCCGAAACCCTGGCGTCCAACGACCAAGAAATAAAACCTTCAGGCTTGACACTCGGAGAGAGACGGGATAAAGGTCGCTTCTTCTCTGAAAAGGATCTCCGTTTTATTTTTTTGTGGAGGAAATTATGGAAATCGTTACGGACATTCCGCCTCCGGAAGAGTGTGTAACACGCATATTCGAATTCAGCGGGCATAAAGTGGAACCGGATGTGGCCGGAGACCTGTGGGTAAAGATCCTTCAACACAAGTGGTTTTTGTCCGAAAGGCTGGGAAGGGACGTAGGCATAAAGGTCGCTTGTGTGGATTTCATAGAAAATTCGGAATTGGTTCGAGATGAACTGGAACGATCTACCAGGAGCCATCTACTGAAAGAGATGGGGGCCCAGATGGTCGACAGGTCCGTCTGGGACACAATTTCCGAATCACAGCCCCCCAAGCAGATTGTCAGCAAGAGGATTATACTTCCGCTCACTGAGGCTGAGCTGGCTCGGAAGCACGGGGTAGTCCCTCCGAGGACGATCATCTTCTTTGGTCCTCCCGGCACGGGAAAGACCTATTTTGTGCGGGCCATAGCGAGTATTCTCCGGTGGTGGTTCGTGGAGGTCAGTCCCAGCAGCCTGATGGCCGACGGTGAAGATCGCCTGGGCGCCAACCTCAAGATATTCATGGAGAAGGCACGAGAACTGGACGAAGTGGTAATGTTTATCGATGAGTTCGAGGAAATCGCAGGGAGCCGCGATCAAGCTTCCCGGATTGATAAGTCTATCACCAACGAATTTCTCAAGCAGGTCCCAATCCTCAAAGCAGAGGATAAGAAGAACCTTCTGGTATGCGCAACGAACTACATTCGCCATCTGGACGCCGCACTTCTCAGGCCCGGGCGTTTCGATTGCATCATACCTGTGGGAGGTCTGGACAGCGAGGGCCGAAAAACCATATTCGAGCATTATCTGTCCAAAACCAACTGTGGAGACGTGGACGTGGACAAGATCGTGTCCCAAATACCTCTCTTTACTCCTGCGGATATCGAATACCTGTTCCAGAAGGTAACGCAGCACTCATTCGAACGGGAGCTGGTGAAAGGGGAAGATTACCGACTCGATACCAAGATTTTCCTGGAGATGATCTCCCAGATCCGCCCGACGCTTACCGATGAGATCATTGAGGAGTTCAGGCAGGATTGCGTGGATTACACGCGGTACTAAACTGCTGTTGTGGGGCAGGCTTTCCAGCCTGCCTTGATGCCGGCTCACACAGGGCAATGACAGGCTGGAAAGCCTGTCCCACATTTTTTGCCTTGAGGCTCCCAGCCACCAACCCCATCACCTGCAACCATAAACAAATTTAATAGTCCTGCCCTTACCTATCAACTTTCTTTACAGTAACTAATTGCGTCATATTAACTAGTTACCGATACACCCCCCTCCGTCATGCCACATTTTGTCACAGACTCGAGGTCCGCGAGTCCCACATTGGAGCGCGGGAATACCCTCATGCAAATAGTGGCCCTTTCTGAGCCCATTATTCCTATTGGCACGTTTCTTGACTATATGTCCTGCGGTGTATTCTGCCGTTAGTTTTTACCCTCTATATAAGGCTTACTAAGGAGGTTCCGACATGAGGCCGTCTGGACAATCACTCAGCACCGTCCGGTCCTTGCTCCTTTTAACAACATGTCTTGTTTTTGCCGGCCTGGTTTTCACGTCGCAGGCGGCCGCACAGGGCGCCGGAGCAGCGCCGAAGCCTTCGCCTACAGTGCAGACCAAGGAAACTGCCACAGGCCTCATTTTTGAAGAGATGAAATTCCACCGGTTGCTCTTGAGCGGCCGACAATATCACATTACCGAGATCACGAAGTTTTACGGGATCGACGGCAAGCCGATTAACCGCCGCGGCCTCAAACGTGGAGACATAGTCAACGTCGAGTACGTCACCGGCGGTACAGCAGAAACCGAGGGGAAGCCATATCAGTCGGACGACCGGCGCCTCACAATTGTTCGTGTAGCTCCGAAAGCTCAAAGGTAAGGGAGGGACGATCCATGAAAATACAGATATCAAAGATGGCCTGGACTACTGTCCTGATCGCCCTTTCCTTTCTGCTGCTCTCTTTTTTACCTGCCGTGGCTGAGGACTGCTCCGCGCCTCCATTCATCGGCACCGGTGAGAAATCCAATGTTCTTCTCATCCTCGACAACTCCAGAAGTATGAACGGGTTTGCGTACAACGAGGAGACGGGATCGTACAGCCAGAATAATACGTTTACCTGTCCTCCTGTCACTAACACCAAGTGTTCAGGCCAGCCCAGTACTTGCGGCACAAAGACATCAAGAACGCCATGCCAAAATGTCACCGCTTGCACCACCTACCCCGAGTTCACTTGGAGTTGTGATGCATTTGGTAGGGCGCATTCCGGCGATTGCACCTGGATCTACAGGTGCCAATGGGCCGGCAGCAGATGCTCACGATACCTCCAGAGCAGAACATGCACAAAAACGTCAGGCAGCGACAATGCGAGCTACGCTTATGATACATCCGATCCCAACACAGCCAAGGTGACGGTAACCATTAACCGGACTGACACCGGGTTTAGCGGAGACGCTTCCTACGGATACAGCCCGACGAAAAAGTACTACGGCTATTTTGACCCGGATAAGACCTACAAGTATAACAACACCAACCATTATTTCTATACCGAGTCCGGATGGAACGTGGTGGACCCTGAAAGTAAGGGGTACAGGGCTGCATGCGCGACAGGCACCTGCGACAAATTCTCCGGAAACTGGCTGAACTGGCTGACCATGCGCCGCATTGACATCGCGAAAAAGGTGTTGACCGGTGGAAGACTCGGCGGCGACACTACTGAATACGTTCTCATCGGCAATCCGCACCGTATCCAGCCAAGCGGATCGAACGTATACGCCTGGAAAATGTTTAATGACAACGGCTCCACCGGTGTGCACTACACTCCCTTTGCTCAAGGTGTCCTGGTTCACTTCTACACCGAGGATGACCTGATACAAAGGACCCCATCTCCGGGTGACCCATACAACGGAGCGTTCGTGCCACTCATGACTTTTTGGCCCGCGACGGTGAACGAGACAAATGGAACGGCAAAGCTCGATACCATATCGGACGATAACGTAAGCCTGGGCAACCCGAGCGGCACAGCGCATAACGGGAATCCTGGCGAGGTCAAGTACGTGGGAGGTGTGCAGAAAAGGGAAGAGAACGGCTCATATTATTTTGCGGTCAAGCACAGCACCGTTGCCGACGGGACCCCACCCGCAGGTATTGTCCAAAATATGTTTAACAAGGTGCGGCTAGGGTTCATGCACTTCAACTATGGCCGTGGCCCCGCGGAGGGGTACGACCTCGGCGATACGGCTTTCACCGACTACCCGAGCGGGGACGGCATACACACGGTCACGGACAGATACGCGGACGGAGGCAGAGTGGTCCATCCCATAGGAGATCAGACCACAATGACCTCATGGCAGGGCACGACTATTCCCAAGATGGTCCACACCATAAACGATCTGATTGCCACCACATGGACCCCGCTCGCGGAGGTAATGAGGGAGGCAAAGAATTATTACGACCAACAGCCCTCTACTTACGCGCACAAAGACTCCTCGGGAGCTATCAAAGACAATTTCCAAGTAGGCGTCGATACGAATGGGCTTGACTGGGACCCGTACCGAGTCAACGGCGCGTACCTAAGCTGCCTCAAATCCTATATTGTGCTTGTGACCGACGGCGAGCCCACAGAGGACCATCCGTGCAACAACGGGTGCAAGACAGATGACTGTACCACAAGTTCGTCCAACTGCGCCCCGGTTACGGCTTCCACCTGGACCAGGTTCAATGGCTCCGGGTACTTGGACGACATTGCCTTTAAGCTCTGGAGGGAGGACCAGCGATTAGAGCCGCAACTGCCCGGAAACCAGGTGGTGTCCACCTACGCCATTATGGTGTTTGAAGAGAATGCCACTGCCATAGATTTGCTTTCACGTGCGGCCATAGCGGGCGGATTTACCGACTTGAACGGTGATAGCCAGCCAGGGAAGCCGTGCGGTTCCTGCACGTGCACTTGGACTAACATGTACACCTGCGCGGGCAATGACGGGTACTATGAATGGGACGCGAACGCTGACCGGAGCCCCGACCATTTCATGATGGCCAAGGATGGGGATCAGTTGGAATCCTACATTCAGAGTATTTTCAGCCAGATCGCTCTTGGCGGCGCGGCCGGAGCGGTTGCCACCATTTCGCAGCAGACCAAGGAAGGTGACGCCATTATCCGCGGGGCCTTTGACGCGGGTGATCCTGCTAATCGAGCGCACCATTTCCTGTGGAACGGCCGCTTGGAGGTTTACTGGCCGAACGCCGACGGGGAGTACGACTTCGAGATCCCGACCAATGCCAGCTTATTTTGTTCACAGATGAGCAGTCATGGAGACGGCTGCCCGTCCGGGGGCTGCTGCTGGGATGCGGGAGAAAAGCTGAAAGCTCTGACTGACCGCAGCGCTCGAACCATATTCACGTACGTGAAAGACCTTCCGCCCTCGGGCTGTTCCGCAACTGCAGGCAAGATGCCTTTCACGACCGATAACTGGAAATGTCTTCAGGAACTCATGAGACAGCCGGCGTCCGAGGCCCGCACTGGCGTATTGGGCGAAACCACGATCAAGGAGATAATAAATTGGACACGCGGTGAAGTGGATGCCGCCACGGGCCAACCCCCCGGTGGGACCGGGTATCGGGACCGAAAGGGGTATGTGCTTGGTGATATCGTTTATTCTACCCCTGTGATCGTCGGCCCACCACCTCTGGCATCGGTGTCCAGCGCGGATGGGAACCTGCAGAGGGGCACCACGGACTACCGTGACGGAGCGGAGGCTTTTTGGGATTTCCGCAACTATTGGTTGGAAAACCCCTCCGGAACCAAGTACAAAGGGCGGCCCAAGGTAGCCTATGTTGGGGCAAATGACGGCATGATACATGCCTTCCTGATTGCCCGATTGAAAAAGGACGACAATACGTGGGACTACAATTGCACCGCGGAAGGCGGGTATCCGGCCGCGGGGGCAGAGATGTGGGCTTACGTCCCCAGCAATTTGCTCGGTGATTTGGTCGACTTGTCCGAGAGCACCTACGGTTGGGACACGGGATGCCCGCATAGGCAGATGGTGGACCTTTCGCCCAAGGCCTGGGATGTGTTCATCAAATCCACCGACTGCTCCTGTTCTTCCACCCCCTGCGCCTATCCCAATGCCCGCCCGAGCACTTGCTCGGGTTCGAATCGGTGCTGGAGGACCATCATAATCGGTGGCGAAAGAGGCGGCGGTGACATGTACTTTGCCCTGGACGTGACCGATCCGGCCAACCCGAAGGTTTTGTGGGAATATCCGGTGCTGAAGAACTTGGCAGTGG encodes the following:
- a CDS encoding AHH domain-containing protein, translating into MIETDQQRRWWFATHPEFSSSHTGQRSKHSSTEDEESGKPSPESIDAYVDEKLKHETDNVIIAMLQEMKRWAGTAGQNPESYAELGLEWPGKAQDKAEEKEEHEQGWSDGYWAIHDGKAPPDLAPTDKSPYAQGVREGAMVALDEQEAWRQKWVDPILFLLGSHPSQILGKNLTEAVRPRPSPDHDAHHIVPWRHWAAQESRDILKNWGIEMDSAANGMWLERTYHWRLSNSRQYMDTVFHMLEKANSKAEAEKILREIAHLLSTKKFPL
- a CDS encoding DUF2786 domain-containing protein, with the translated sequence MTKEEVLSKVRKLFELSNSPNENEAALAASKARELLARYNLSIAELPPDDMNSALKPTEASVRVGKAVRNWVKGLLIHVAEGFDCEHIIRRRHGSDPILSFIGTPADAAVAVSTFQFLYRQLHRLLERALPRLKGDNRNWSTAALKSAYLDGAVKRIGERFREQTQAIRAVERDGCKALVLVKEQMINNYMAAAFPNIRLEYGRRRVVSAAAFEKGYCDAGTIHLRPGTANEGSERLAVTT
- a CDS encoding RidA family protein, which codes for MGGEDRPEVEYLSSESLKGFPFSEAVRVGNILYLSGQLGLDSSRKLVPGGIAAETRQTLENIKSTLEKYGSSLDHVVKVTCMLADMSEWAKMNEIYVTYFSKHLPARSALGANGLALGARVEIECIAVLK
- a CDS encoding hydroxymethylglutaryl-CoA lyase, with the protein product MVDKKVILQEVGPRDGLQNERRALSPEVRAKLIEKLVNSGLARIQIGSFVDARRVPQMAGTDMVWQLVGKKTGVRYSALALNKHGLESAIAASVPHVEIYVSASETHSRKNVGKSATEALLEASGMIRHALAHGLSVTAGVMCAFGCFFEGAVPVEKVAEIVAELNMAGQGSRLPEGGRQSRDSRDCAGQVEIGLADTTGMGDPDSVKRVLESLAGLIAMDRIAMHLHDTRGLGIANMKAALEMGVRRFDTSVGGLGGCPFIPGAAGNIATERVVEEVESMGFSTGVNVERIRQVAEDVVALLGRSPAP
- a CDS encoding AAA family ATPase, producing MEIVTDIPPPEECVTRIFEFSGHKVEPDVAGDLWVKILQHKWFLSERLGRDVGIKVACVDFIENSELVRDELERSTRSHLLKEMGAQMVDRSVWDTISESQPPKQIVSKRIILPLTEAELARKHGVVPPRTIIFFGPPGTGKTYFVRAIASILRWWFVEVSPSSLMADGEDRLGANLKIFMEKARELDEVVMFIDEFEEIAGSRDQASRIDKSITNEFLKQVPILKAEDKKNLLVCATNYIRHLDAALLRPGRFDCIIPVGGLDSEGRKTIFEHYLSKTNCGDVDVDKIVSQIPLFTPADIEYLFQKVTQHSFERELVKGEDYRLDTKIFLEMISQIRPTLTDEIIEEFRQDCVDYTRY